TCACCTGGAAGAACAGCGACGGCATCCATCTGGCCCAGTTCGAGCCGGCCAACCGCTATGACAGCGTGATCTCCACCCATGTCGTCGAGCATATGCACCCGGAAGACGTCGTCACCCACATGGAGAATGTCCGCACCATCCTGAAGCCTGGCGGGAAATACATCCTGAGCATGCCGCACAAATATGCCGGTCCGGCCGACCTGTCGGAGGTGTTCGGCCTGAACGAGCCGATCTGCATGCATCTGCGCGAATATGGCTGGGGCGAGACCGAGGCGATGCTGCGCCAAGCTGGTTTCGGCCGGGTCGAGGCGGTCTATATCCTGCCGATGGCGGTGCGCCGCCGGATGAACCTCCATTTCGCCAGCCGAGCCTTTCTCGGCTATGCGAAGCTGGTTGAGGCATTTTTGGGACGGCTTCCGTTAACCCTTAATCGTAAGCTCGGAAGGGTTGGACAGCTCTATCTGTTCCGTCCCGAGGTGTTCGTGGTGGCCCACAAGCCCAGATAACACCCGTTTGAGCAACGCAAAAAAACGCTTAATCAACAACTTACCGATACAGAAAAACCCCTTTGTTGCTGCAATGCATCGGCAAAGGGGTTTTTCGTGTCTCTTT
The sequence above is a segment of the Azospirillum sp. TSH100 genome. Coding sequences within it:
- a CDS encoding bifunctional 2-polyprenyl-6-hydroxyphenol methylase/3-demethylubiquinol 3-O-methyltransferase UbiG, which gives rise to MQNTADTLPMDRLPADRTTDDALVERYRRKFHLSPNYPLTAEMVRRHWDLERRLARELLASEPEERWDVFEQAYTTLYTSCPWLNEAEDDAHTRNDDLDFRHFLTLLGGPQDVYEVGSGKARLLRYLARHGYRCVATEVTRERGATWIEQDSNVTWKNSDGIHLAQFEPANRYDSVISTHVVEHMHPEDVVTHMENVRTILKPGGKYILSMPHKYAGPADLSEVFGLNEPICMHLREYGWGETEAMLRQAGFGRVEAVYILPMAVRRRMNLHFASRAFLGYAKLVEAFLGRLPLTLNRKLGRVGQLYLFRPEVFVVAHKPR